One Saccharomycodes ludwigii strain NBRC 1722 chromosome VI, whole genome shotgun sequence DNA segment encodes these proteins:
- the GPI1 gene encoding phosphatidylinositol N-acetylglucosaminyltransferase (similar to Saccharomyces cerevisiae YGR216C | GPI1 | GlycosylPhosphatidylInositol anchoring biosynthesis), with protein sequence MSIKLQIYWPSSFSYDINRNAKSKVIGLSLLADQCLHIFVVLSIIPTSNFKGLRKNNYAHYEMLGDIDENCEFHCKNKKYEIIIFAIPNMRRMQFYSLRPIELSVEKSFANGINNSEIQNRQFDCENYAKLQSLCLQYNKRKDLDFQKILNKLNLYELQLKIFEQEYQEYKAPKRNVLRKRVDKNHFPLDVLLMGILIFIILVFLLPTVSAFYLSYSAFEMFVITIEVWLETIVMLLNHFPLFVLMLKIKEPSRVPGGILFKINNKRTSNFCDLELKSTSLSVSLMFKNFSKLTHELSSEYFSIRTLKNIISGDRIYVNRNQLYVMLYSSLPPKVIGISELRKLLRVREASRVDTKYE encoded by the exons ATGTCCATTAAACTGCAAATATATTGGCCCTCGTCATTTTCATATGATATAAATAGAAATGCCAAAAGTAAAGTAATAGGTCTTTCTTTATTAGCAGATCAATGTTTACAcatatttgttgttttatcCATTATACCCACCTCAAACTTTAAGGgattaagaaaaaacaattatgcACACTATGAAATGTTGGGAgatattgatgaaaattGTGAGTTTCAttgcaaaaataaaaaatatgaaatcATTATATTTGCTATTCCCAACATGCGGCGAATGCAATTTTATTCATTAAGACCTATAGAATTATCCGTCGAAAAATCCTTTGCGAatggtattaataattctgAAATCCAAAATAGGCAGTTTGACTGTGAGAATTATGCTAAGTTACAGTCACTTTGCCTGCAATACAATAAAAGGAAGGATTTAGATTttcaaaagattttaaataaattgaatttaTATGAATTgcagttaaaaatatttgaacaAGAATACCAAGAATATAAAGCCCCA aaaagaaatgttCTAAGAAAAAGAGTGGACAAGAACCACTTCCCACTCgatgttttattaatgggtatattaattttcatAATATTGGTGTTTTTGTTGCCTACTGTATCGGCATTTTATTTATCGTATTCTGCATTTGAAATGTTTGTTATTACAATTGAAGTCTGGTTGGAAACCATAGTCATGTTGTTGAATCATTTCCCACTTTTCGTTTTGATGTTGAAAATTAAGGAACCAAGTAGGGTTCCTGGTGGaatattgtttaaaattaataataaaagaactAGCAACTTTTGTGATTTAGAATTGAAAAGCACTAGTTTATCTGTAAGCTTaatgtttaaaaatttctCTAAGTTGACCCACGAGTTATCCAGTGAATATTTTTCCATCAGGACtttgaaaaacattatATCTGGCGATAGAATATATGTTAACAGAAACCAGTTATACGTAATGCTATACTCTTCTTTGCCTCCAAAAGTAATTGGTATTAGCGAATTAAGAAAATTGTTGCGAGTAAGAGAGGCAAGTCGTGTAGACACAAAATATGAATAA
- the RSM27 gene encoding mitochondrial 37S ribosomal protein mS33 (similar to Saccharomyces cerevisiae YGR215W | RSM27 | Ribosomal Small subunit of Mitochondria), with amino-acid sequence MSIPKNRLLKLAETSARIFDQNFNQTNVRTGAKILSKRLKGPSIAEYYGNPDFIKFKHLKILYPDFNFVDKNEEYRLSMNQAKRRRGKGAPPKKKEVNGGKNKTKKRK; translated from the coding sequence ATGTCTATCCCTAAAAATAGATTATTAAAGTTAGCAGAAACTTCAGCAAGAATATTCGACCAAAACTTCAACCAGACCAATGTTAGAACTGGTGCCAAAATTTTGTCCAAAAGATTAAAAGGTCCATCCATTGCAGAATATTATGGCAATCCAGATTTCATCAAatttaaacatttaaaaatattataccCTGACTTTAATTTCGTTGATAAGAATGAAGAATATAGATTATCCATGAATCAGGCCAAAAGACGTAGAGGTAAAGGTGCTCCACCAAAGAAGAAGGAAGTTAATGGTGGGAAGAATAAGACGAAAAAGAGAAAGTAG
- the RPS0A gene encoding 40S ribosomal protein uS2 (similar to Saccharomyces cerevisiae YGR214W | RPS0A | Ribosomal Protein of the Small subunit (paralog of YLR048W | RPS0B)) produces the protein MSLPATFDLTTEDAQLLLAANVHLGAKNVQVHQEPYVHNTRADGVNVININKTWEKIVLAARIIAAIPNAEDVVAISTRTFGQRAVLKFAAHTGATAIAGRFTPGSFTNYITRSFKEPRLVIVTDPRSDAQAIKESSYVNIPVIALSDLDSPSEFVDVAIPCNNRGKNSIGLIWYLLAREVLRLRGSLVDRTQPWSIMPDLYFYRNPEEADQQLTAEEAEVVEGAEEAEAEEVAVAAEQTEASDWAENATEEVAAW, from the exons atgtctTTACCAGCTACTTTTGATTTGACCACAGAAGATGCccaattattattggctGCTAACGTTCACTTAGGTGCTAAGAACGTTCAA GTTCACCAAGAACCATACGTTCACAATACTAGAGCCGACGGTGTTAACGTTATCAACATTAACAAAACTTgggaaaaaattgttttggCTGCCAGAATCATTGCTGCCATTCCAAATGCTGAAGATGTTGTTGCCATTTCCACCAGAACTTTCGGACAAAGAGCTGTCTTGAAGTTTGCTGCTCACACCGGTGCTACTGCTATTGCTGGTAGATTTACTCCAGGTTCTTTCACTAACTACATCACCCGTTCTTTCAAGGAACCAAGATTGGTTATTGTTACTGATCCAAGATCTGATGCTCAAGCTATCAAGGAATCTTCCTACGTTAACATTCCAGTTATTGCATTGTCTGATTTGGACTCTCCATCTGAATTTGTTGATGTTGCTATCCCATGTAACAATAGAGGTAAGAACTCTATCGGTTTAATTTGGTATTTATTGGCCAGAGAAGTTTTGAGATTAAGAGGTTCCTTAGTTGACAGAACTCAACCATGGTCTATCATGCCAGATTTGTACTTCTACAGAAACCCAGAAGAAGCCGACCAACAACTTACTGCTGAAGAAGCCGAAGTCGTTGAAGGTGCTGAAGAAGCTGAAGCCGAAGAAGTTGCTGTCGCTGCTGAACAAACCGAAGCTTCTGACTGGGCTGAAAATGCCACTGAAGAAGTTGCTGCTTGGTAA
- the FRE8 gene encoding putative ferric-chelate reductase (similar to Saccharomyces cerevisiae YLR047C | FRE8 | protein with sequence similarity to iron/copper reductases) — MKYPWNSLYAKYIDDPNKKPLTDRKLINRSALLSVLISFFIICIFIPLVNYLNTKSFVFKINHKLKHHVFSRHKFIHRSKLYHNTSLQQFSLWTLIGFSCCYIYSEHNVVEFTKRLGRVSLAMMGPLLFLTLRPSPLPHTLYLSLIPIHKWMGRVIILQSLLHTILYCFYFISTNKMAKIYKMANMCGVVSIVFFFIIMISSISFTRRMSFKWFYFLHYICTVLTIPLLDIHSRPKSRWYTVFNYSMIFFQIIYRISKTNKTKVTVVKISSSLSLMEFPLESLKKQPILPSGHVRINNYHNFFLKRWFYHLVPLQHPFTIASLPNEKNVKLIIRRGNFPLNNDKYYYITGCFEPKIDFISKNFSNNSSLSRLFQKSPLHYNIKARRVMVVVGGSAISFGLPMLRILNFNGVNVRLLWVTRDYKDLCLLNYFKNNFNGMEIYITGDVANEQDLRIDYIDWENHGRCTDNEGEPVGRRWSAGGSADEWDANINNSVGRSPLQGFLNKKKSQGSLVSVDDENEIDFTARFEPLKKRGKKLSDELASETNNDRLDENNTFVQPNETTKLPIETVNSYNSTELSTNTQDLLSSSFRKPAIIIPPDDEGNIRSSKNFGNETKLKIPAGVRLFFGRPNLCDDDYQWCLQKECIGPSDTNECCDPNVATSTHVEDLDNVWVLAAGPVGLVDKTRRWATDHGLHYHEEKFYV, encoded by the coding sequence atgaaataccCCTGGAACTCCCTTTATGCAAAATATATCGATGATCCTAATAAGAAGCCATTGACTGATAGGAAACTCATTAACAGATCAGCCCTATTAAGTGTGCTCATCTCCTTTTTCATAATTTGCATATTTATTCCTCTAGTTAATTACTTAAACACCaaaagttttgtttttaaaatcaatcaCAAATTAAAGCATCACGTTTTCTCAAGGCATAAATTTATCCATAGGTCAAAGCTATATCATAACACAAGTTTGCAACAATTTTCACTTTGGACACTCATCGGATTTTCATGTTGCTATATTTATAGCGAGCATAATGTTGTCGAGTTCACTAAACGTTTAGGTAGAGTATCATTGGCTATGATGGGACCGTTACTTTTTCTAACTTTGAGACCCTCGCCATTGCCTCATACGTTATACTTGTCGCTAATACCTATTCACAAATGGATGGGTCGagtaataattttacaaaGCTTACTTCACAcaatattatattgtttttatttcataaGCACTAATAAGATGGCtaaaatttacaaaatggCCAATATGTGTGGTGTTGTATCGATcgtgttttttttcattattatgataTCCTCAATATCCTTTACTAGGAGAATGAGCTTTAaatggttttattttttacattATATTTGTACTGTATTAACAATTCCGTTATTAGATATTCATTCACGGCCTAAATCTAGATGGTACACTGTATTTAACTATtcaatgatattttttcaaatcattTATAGAATCTCAAAgacaaataaaacaaaggTAACAGTAGTTAAAATATCCTCAAGTTTATCCTTGATGGAATTCCCATTAGAATCTCTAAAAAAGCAACCAATATTACCATCTGGCCATGTCAGGATTAATAACTatcacaatttttttttaaagagaTGGTTTTATCACTTAGTTCCACTACAACACCCTTTTACCATTGCAAGTTTGCCCAATGAAAAGAACGTCAAGTTAATTATAAGAAGAGGAAATTTTCCTTTGAATAATGAtaagtattattatattacaGGATGTTTTGAACCAAAGATCGATTTTATCAGTAAGAATTTTAGTAATAATTCCTCATTGTCAAGATTGTTTCAAAAATCGCCATTGCACTATAACATAAAGGCCAGAAGAGTAATGGTTGTTGTTGGCGGTAGCGCTATATCTTTTGGCTTGCCAATGTTGAGAATCTTGAATTTTAACGGTGTAAATGTTAGATTGCTTTGGGTCACTAGAGATTATAAAGATTTgtgtttattaaattattttaaaaataactttaatggaatggaaatatatattactgGAGATGTAGCTAATGAACAAGATTTAAGAATAGATTATATTGATTGGGAAAATCATGGCAGATGCACAGACAATGAAGGAGAACCTGTCGGCCGTCGGTGGTCAGCTGGAGGATCTGCAGACGAATGGGATGCCAATATCAATAACAGTGTTGGTCGTTCACCGTTACAAggatttttaaataaaaaaaaatcacaaGGTTCCTTAGTTAGtgttgatgatgaaaacGAGATAGATTTTACCGCAAGATTTGAgcctttgaaaaaaagggggAAGAAATTGAGTGATGAATTGGCTTCAGAGACCAATAATGACCGTCTAGATGAAAATAACACTTTTGTACAACCTAACGAGACTACAAAACTTCCAATTGAAACTGTGAATTCTTACAATTCCACAGAATTATCAACTAATACTCAAGATCTTTTGTCCTCCTCATTTCGTAAGCCAGCAATCATTATACCACCCGATGACGAAGGTAATATTAGGAGTAGTAAAAACTTTGGCAATGAAACCAAATTGAAGATACCCGCCGGTGTAAGATTGTTTTTTGGTAGACCTAATTTATGTGACGATGATTATCAATGGTGCTTGCAAAAGGAATGTATAGGTCCATCCGACACCAATGAATGCTGTGATCCAAACGTAGCAACCAGCACACATGTTGAAGACTTGGATAACGTATGGGTGTTGGCTGCTGGCCCTGTAGGCTTGGTGGACAAAACAAGAAGATGGGCCACAGACCATGGCCTACATTACcatgaagaaaaattttatgtatag
- the HSP26 gene encoding chaperone protein HSP26 (similar to Saccharomyces cerevisiae YBR072W | HSP26 | Heat Shock Protein) — translation MSFNSPFFDFFDSITQEVDNFNRLLDNNGYSNRVRTYPSKNRQLTSTAAANNNQVATSNPSNQVARKNTYDPSFAPLFTDSWLGDGVLFKPEDFQIIPPVDILEHDNNYELHITAPGIKDKKQINIEFNKENNQLTVSGEIPSVVQNQTETKASKNSEKGDAQPQQQVKVNERASGKFKRVISLPEYPGVADDKIKANYENGVLTLTIPKLKPTKNEKGPHIRKVVVTSEDSVEN, via the coding sequence atgtcCTTTAACTCTCCATTTTTCGATTTTTTTGACTCAATTACTCAAGAAGTTGACAATTTCAATAGATTATTAGATAATAATGGTTATTCTAACAGAGTTAGAACTTATCCTTCTAAGAATCGTCAATTGACCTCTACTGCTGCTGCCAACAACAATCAAGTTGCAACATCCAACCCAAGTAACCAAGTTGCCAGGAAGAACACTTATGATCCTTCTTTTGCTCCTCTTTTCACTGACAGCTGGTTAGGCGACGGTGTTCTGTTTAAACCCGAAGATTTCCAAATCATTCCGCCAGTTGATATTTTGGAGCATGACAACAATTACGAGTTGCATATTACTGCTCCTGGTATCAAGGACAAGAAGCAAATTAACATTGAATTCAACAAGGAAAATAACCAATTAACTGTAAGTGGTGAAATTCCATCAGTCGTTCAAAACCAAACAGAGACTAAAGCTTCAAAGAATTCTGAAAAGGGTGACGCCCAGCCACAACAACAGGTTAAAGTTAACGAACGTGCTTCTGGTAAGTTTAAGAGAGTTATTTCTTTACCAGAATACCCAGGCGTTGCTGATGACAAGATCAAGGCTAATTATGAAAATGGTGTTCTGACTTTGACTATTCCTAAATTGAAGCCAACCAAGAATGAAAAGGGTCCTCATATTAGAAAGGTTGTTGTTACTTCTGAGGACTCTGTTGAGAACTAG
- a CDS encoding uncharacterized protein (similar to Saccharomyces cerevisiae YKL201C | MNN4 | MaNNosyltransferase (paralog of YJR061W | MNN14)) has product MLRTLAIYLEYINFSASSHPTVPFNWYDWKNLGENIDFIIKMDKASKPNCEFLINRYHPRSKLKYYEVQYGQPIIRENRNLALNIYEYSDEDLIREQSESQLEREQYCIKKDSNVLGFEIKNFFTDCMPEVLSIQSSAYLFQGGNSPLSITIVNSRLHKSKQFTVEHSDHPILSKPNILFNYLQNEKGGDFDIDIAEKFDQIFSDHGDNDKKLPKLSNYLKRFVTNTSYQEEDYEALGVIDAHKMNFRESLEFVSTQKATTTEFKYFKEPKKLQLYKKLDNPGYTTHIDTRFFNYPILTMHDRLPILHGLVKAWFEFLEYSTDFSSWIAHGSLYAYMYNGAQFPWDLDHDIQMPIDDLIRLSVKYNQSLIVTNSGSVCFLDISPFILKGRHFSGGFHNHIDARFIDVTTGLYIDITGVGFSGDIYEDEPHANVRLSLEFGKNILDGGNDIYEFNMQNGIVNCRNRHFAKIDDLLPTRRANFEGVTVNIPNKPVNLLRDEYRIISFLYGPGLQYKGYNFIPELRSWLKYDWIKGKLGISEGKRLGELSFIDDLLPFFHKSSEFFKGHEDELIHLLNLQRVAINRFEVIGIEQLWSDDVEKDQYNGYTEEIMKKKLELSDVLSNKDLKNPMYKSSSLIDVIYHQKWEEDLKNFKLTSPDFKTLNEFWYSKNIYLTSLKAVVDQLKFDVINDYIFHKYLVNEYKVIKGDYDYLDQIKHNNEEEEEEDDSGGIYLQNKQSLRDFVRPIFVMELSKNDGSPEKKRPKPFIKDRLYLEL; this is encoded by the coding sequence ATGTTAAGAACATTGGCAATATATTTGGAATACATAAACTTTTCCGCCTCTTCTCACCCAACAGTACCATTTAATTGGTACGATTGGAAAAATTTGGGGGAGAATATagactttattattaaaatggATAAAGCTTCTAAACCAAACTgtgaatttttaataaacagGTACCATCCAAGAAGTAAACTAAAATATTACGAAGTTCAATATGGGCAACCCATCATTAGGGAAAATAGAAACCTTGCTTTAAACATTTATGAATATTCCGACGAAGATTTGATCAGAGAACAGAGCGAAAGTCAACTTGAAAGAGAACAATACTGTATCAAAAAGGACTCAAACGTGTTAGGTTtcgaaattaaaaattttttcacgGATTGTATGCCTGAGGTTTTAAGTATCCAAAGTAGTGCATATTTATTTCAAGGTGGTAATTCTCCTCTGAGCATCACCATAGTAAATTCCCGTCTCCATAAATCAAAACAATTTACGGTTGAACATTCGGACCATCCGATATTAAGCAAACCCAACATTTTGTTCAATTACTTGCAGAATGAAAAGGGCGGTGATTTTGACATTGACATTGCTGAAAAATTTGACCAAATTTTCTCCGACCAtggtgataatgataaaaagttGCCTAAACTGTCAAACTATCTGAAGAGGTTTGTTACTAACACATCTTATCAAGAAGAGGATTATGAAGCTTTAGGGGTTATTGATGCTCATAAGATGAATTTCCGAGAATCCTTAGAATTTGTTTCCACTCAAAAAGCCACGACAACcgaatttaaatatttcaaagaGCCTAAAAAGTTGCAACTGTATAAAAAGTTGGACAATCCAGGGTATACTACTCATATTGACACCAGATTCTTTAATTACCCAATTTTAACAATGCACGATAGACTACCGATTTTGCATGGTCTAGTTAAAGCCTGGTTTGAATTCCTTGAATATTCTACCGATTTCTCAAGTTGGATAGCACATGGGTCACTATATGCATACATGTATAATGGTGCGCAGTTTCCGTGGGACTTGGATCATGATATCCAAATGCCTATTGATGATTTAATAAGATTGTCAGTGAAATATAACCAAAGTCTAATCGTAACAAACTCTGGTTCAGTTTGTTTTCTTGACATTTCACcctttattttaaaaggtCGTCATTTTTCTGGAGGTTTTCACAACCATATTGATGCAAGATTTATCGATGTAACTACTGGATTGTATATCGACATTACGGGTGTTGGTTTTAGCGGTGATATTTATGAGGACGAACCACACGCTAATGTTCGGTTGTCTTTAGAATTTGGCAAAAACATTTTGGATGGTGGTAACGATATATATGAATTCAATATGCAGAATGGAATTGTAAATTGTAGGAACAGACATTTTGCTAAAATTGACGATTTATTACCTACTAGAAGGGCAAACTTTGAAGGTGTTACTGTTAATATTCCTAATAAGCCCGTTAATTTGTTAAGGGACGAGTACAGaataatttcatttttgtatGGGCCCGGTTTGCAATATAAAGGGTACAATTTTATTCCTGAACTAAGATCATGGTTGAAATATGATTGGATTAAGGGGAAGCTTGGAATTTCAGAGGGGAAAAGACTTGGTGAATTAAGCTTTATTGATGACTTACTTCCGTTTTTTCATAAAAGCAGCGAGTTTTTCAAGGGCCATGAAGATGAACTGATACACCTACTCAATTTGCAGAGGGTCGCCATAAATAGATTTGAAGTAATAGGAATTGAACAATTATGGTCGGACGACGTAGAGAAGGACCAATATAATGGGTATACTGAGGAGattatgaaaaagaaactaGAATTAAGCGATGTACTGTCTAATAAGGATTTGAAGAATCCTATGTACAAGAGTTCTTCTCTGATTGATGTCATTTACCACCAAAAATGGGAGGAAGACttgaaaaactttaaattaACCTCACCAGATTTCAAGACTTTGAATGAGTTCTGGTattccaaaaatatttatttgacGTCGCTGAAAGCCGTTGTTGATCAATTAAAGTTTGATGTTATCAATGATTACATATTTCATAAGTATTTGGTGAATGAATATAAAGTGATCAAAGGGGATTATGATTATCTTGATCAAATTAAAcataataatgaagaagaagaagaagaagatgacaGCGGTGGaatatatttacaaaataaacaaagttTGCGAGACTTTGTTAGACCCATATTTGTAATGGAGTTAAGTAAGAATGATGGTTCTcctgaaaagaaaagaccCAAACcttttattaaagataGACTTTACTTGGAACTGTGA
- the ZPR1 gene encoding zinc finger-containing protein ZPR1 (similar to Saccharomyces cerevisiae YGR211W | ZPR1 | Zinc finger PRotein) yields the protein MPSQEPNKKMENFFKPVGEAVEEIEHENSTNEGLTKTGVEDAEGHPVQEIESLCMNCGKNGVTRMLLTSIPYFREVVLISFECPHCGFKNNEIQPASTIQEKGSKYMLKVEAKEDFNRQVVKSETATCKFVELDIEIPPQRGQLTTVEGLLQEMLEDLSNDQPKRKIIDRETFQKIDDFISKVKSYINCDRGRLPFTFILDDPAGNSWIEYKPGEPTHKWSHTEYLRSDEQNVAIGLMTQDQLEQKKVLEEASAPYLKASGFLSDSTDIENFNNEVQTFVASCPSCGQEGCETHMKPVNIPHFKEVIIMSTNCDKCGYKSNEVRTGGAIPDKGRKITLFCDEPQEDLSRDILKSETCKMEIPELHLDVQEGTLGGRFTTLEGILKQVYDELHSRVFTATSDSMDEATKNNWIQFFNNLKQALEGKTKFTVIMTDPMAGSYIQNIYAPDADPNMTIEDYERTEAQNEELGLNDIKVDTEPEEKDQDKK from the coding sequence ATGCCATCCCAAGAACCAAATAAGAAGATGGAgaattttttcaaaccaGTCGGTGAGGCTGTTGAAGAGATAGAACATGAAAATAGTACTAACGAGGGTTTAACTAAAACCGGTGTAGAGGATGCAGAAGGCCACCCAGTCCAAGAAATTGAAAGTTTATGTATGAATTGTGGGAAAAATGGTGTTACTAGAATGCTACTAACTTCGATCCCTTATTTTCGAGAAGTTGTTTTAATCTCTTTTGAGTGTCCTCACTGTGGGTTTAAAAACAACGAAATACAACCAGCTTCTACCATCCAAGAAAAGGGCAGTAAATACATGTTAAAAGTGGAAGCCAAAGAAGATTTTAACCGTCAAGTTGTCAAATCAGAAACTGCAACCTGTAAATTCGTTGAGCTAGATATTGAAATTCCACCACAAAGAGGCCAATTAACTACTGTAGAAGGCTTATTACAAGAAATGCTTGAAGATTTATCTAATGATCAaccaaaaaggaaaataatagaCAGGGaaacttttcaaaaaattgatgaTTTCATCAGTAAAGTTAAAAGTTACATTAATTGTGACAGGGGAAGACTACCATTTACCTTCATCTTAGATGATCCAGCAGGCAACTCTTGGATAGAATATAAACCTGGAGAACCAACCCATAAATGGAGTCATACTGAATATTTAAGAAGTGACGAGCAAAATGTTGCTATTGGGTTGATGACTCAAGATCAATTGGAACAAAAGAAAGTTTTAGAAGAAGCTAGTGCTCCATACCTCAAAGCAAGCGGATTTTTAAGTGATTCTACTGATATagaaaatttcaataatgaAGTCCAAACTTTTGTTGCTTCTTGTCCATCCTGTGGTCAAGAAGGCTGCGAAACACATATGAAACCAGTGAACATTCCACACTTTAAGGAAGTTATTATAATGTCTACCAATTGTGACAAATGTGGGTATAAATCTAACGAGGTTAGAACAGGTGGTGCTATTCCTGATAAGGGCCGTAAAATTACTTTATTCTGTGATGAGCCACAAGAAGATTTATCGAgagatattttgaaaagtgAGACTTGTAAGATGGAAATACCTGAGTTGCACTTAGATGTGCAAGAAGGTACCCTAGGCGGGAGATTCACCACTTTGGAAggtattttaaaacaagtATATGATGAGTTGCATAGCAGAGTTTTCACTGCAACTTCTGATTCCATGGATGAAGCAACCAAGAACAATTGGATTCAGTTTTTCAATAACTTAAAACAGGCTTTGGAAGGAAAAACTAAATTTACCGTTATAATGACGGATCCGATGGCTGGTAGttatattcaaaatatttatgcTCCAGACGCTGACCCAAATATGACCATTGAAGATTATGAAAGAACCGAGGCACAAAACGAAGAACTGGGCTTGAATGATATAAAAGTTGATACTGAACCGGAAGAAAAAGACCAGGACAagaaatga